Proteins from a genomic interval of uncultured Desulfuromusa sp.:
- a CDS encoding glutamate-cysteine ligase family protein translates to MSPHPNLSHAVNDQLITNPQQLTAFLLRGARPKSEWGVGLETEKLVVDRHTGEAVSYERIRELLDRLDGIGGWQGVYEQEKLIGLQGKRSSVTLEPGGQLELSGKFCCDITCSWRDLNRYRQHIVTMGHELDLVFLGLGVHPFSSLDEITWLPKPRYGIMAPYMLKSGDMGQRMMKQTAGTQVNLDFSDEEDCVRKLRVAQWLSPVCYALFANSAILEGQPSQSLSFRGEIWSRTDPDRCGLIESLFQTDAGFDDFVAYALDVPLYFIERQQQLIDLTQQRFTFRQFLEEGWNGEQATLHDWNSHLSTLFSEVRLRPQIEVRSADSLPPRYTAAVAAFYKGLLYTEQGLSAVESLFSDLDLDDFRLLYQSSWRHGLKTRIKDGTLQEVATELLRVAVISLQEQFQNGDSGADESHFLRDISEVAASGETLAERLLKRWHGNRQDKLQLLFEHCGYDQSIF, encoded by the coding sequence ATGTCCCCACATCCGAATTTAAGCCATGCTGTCAATGATCAGCTGATCACTAACCCACAACAATTGACGGCGTTCCTGCTGCGTGGCGCGCGCCCTAAATCTGAGTGGGGCGTGGGACTGGAAACCGAAAAATTAGTGGTCGATCGTCATACCGGTGAGGCCGTCAGTTATGAGAGGATTCGTGAATTGCTTGACAGACTTGATGGTATCGGTGGCTGGCAAGGGGTCTATGAGCAGGAAAAATTGATTGGTTTGCAGGGGAAGAGGTCTTCGGTGACGCTGGAGCCTGGAGGACAACTGGAACTTTCCGGAAAATTCTGCTGCGATATCACCTGTAGCTGGCGGGATTTGAATCGCTACCGACAACATATTGTCACGATGGGGCATGAACTGGATCTGGTGTTTCTTGGCCTCGGCGTTCATCCTTTCAGTTCTCTGGATGAAATTACCTGGTTGCCTAAGCCCCGTTATGGAATCATGGCTCCCTATATGCTCAAGAGTGGCGATATGGGACAGCGAATGATGAAACAGACGGCAGGAACCCAGGTCAATCTTGATTTTTCTGATGAGGAAGATTGTGTTCGCAAGCTTCGGGTTGCGCAGTGGCTGAGTCCCGTCTGTTATGCTTTGTTTGCAAACTCGGCTATTTTAGAAGGTCAGCCAAGTCAATCTCTTTCCTTCCGGGGGGAAATCTGGTCACGAACCGATCCCGATCGCTGTGGTTTGATAGAATCGTTATTCCAGACAGATGCCGGATTTGACGATTTCGTTGCCTATGCCTTGGATGTTCCCCTCTATTTTATTGAACGGCAGCAGCAATTAATTGACCTCACCCAACAAAGATTTACTTTTCGTCAGTTTCTCGAAGAGGGTTGGAACGGTGAGCAGGCAACCTTGCACGACTGGAATTCTCACCTGTCAACCCTGTTCTCGGAAGTCCGGTTGCGACCGCAAATTGAAGTCCGCAGTGCGGATAGCCTGCCCCCTCGTTATACAGCGGCAGTCGCAGCTTTTTATAAGGGACTTCTGTACACTGAACAGGGGCTAAGTGCCGTAGAAAGCCTGTTTTCTGATCTGGATCTGGATGATTTTCGTCTTTTATATCAAAGCTCATGGCGGCATGGATTGAAAACCAGAATCAAGGATGGAACCCTTCAGGAAGTTGCGACCGAACTATTGCGGGTTGCTGTTATCAGTCTGCAGGAACAGTTTCAAAATGGAGACAGCGGTGCCGATGAAAGTCATTTCTTGCGGGATATTAGCGAGGTCGCAGCCAGCGGCGAAACTCTGGCGGAGCGATTGTTAAAACGCTGGCATGGAAATCGTCAGGATAAGTTACAGCTATTATTTGAACATTGTGGCTATGATCAAAGTATTTTTTAG
- the recR gene encoding recombination mediator RecR: MLDLLPSFARLEAELGKLPGIGRKTAARLAFHLLRTSEHDVEALAAALLEMRRKVSFCQRCYHIAEGDLCQVCSSATREQQRLCIVQEPQDLLAIERSHSYSGLYHVLHGALSPLDGVGPDDLKISQLLRRLDEEPIEEIILATNFTVEGEATALYLAKLCREKGMQVTRLAHGIPSGSDLEYIDAGTVQQAIAGRREF; the protein is encoded by the coding sequence ATGCTAGACTTGCTCCCGTCTTTTGCCCGGCTGGAGGCTGAATTAGGTAAACTTCCAGGAATCGGAAGAAAGACAGCTGCCCGTTTAGCGTTCCATCTATTACGAACTTCAGAGCATGATGTTGAGGCTCTGGCAGCTGCTTTGCTGGAGATGCGCCGCAAAGTCAGTTTTTGTCAGCGTTGTTATCATATTGCGGAAGGAGATCTTTGTCAGGTGTGCAGTAGCGCGACTCGCGAACAGCAACGCCTCTGCATTGTTCAGGAACCGCAGGATCTTTTAGCAATTGAACGCAGCCACTCTTATTCTGGCCTTTATCATGTTCTTCATGGTGCACTGTCGCCGTTAGATGGGGTTGGTCCCGATGATCTTAAAATTTCACAATTATTACGACGGTTGGACGAGGAGCCGATTGAAGAGATTATTCTAGCGACTAACTTCACTGTTGAAGGTGAAGCTACAGCACTTTATCTGGCAAAGCTCTGTAGAGAAAAGGGGATGCAGGTGACCCGATTGGCGCATGGTATCCCTTCTGGTAGTGACCTTGAATATATTGATGCTGGAACCGTACAGCAGGCTATTGCCGGCCGACGGGAATTCTGA
- a CDS encoding YbaB/EbfC family nucleoid-associated protein produces MAKGLGNIMKQAQQMQAKIARLQQELEDKEVEASAGGGMVTARANGKQQILDLKIEKDVVDPEDVEMLQDLILAAVNEAIKKSQDMIQGEMSKVTGGMNIPGMF; encoded by the coding sequence ATGGCAAAAGGACTTGGAAATATTATGAAACAGGCCCAGCAAATGCAGGCCAAAATTGCTCGGTTACAGCAGGAACTGGAAGATAAAGAAGTCGAAGCGTCAGCAGGTGGTGGGATGGTGACTGCCCGTGCCAACGGTAAGCAACAAATTCTCGACCTGAAAATTGAAAAAGATGTGGTTGACCCTGAAGATGTTGAAATGTTGCAGGACCTGATTCTTGCTGCTGTGAATGAGGCAATTAAAAAGAGTCAGGACATGATTCAGGGGGAAATGAGTAAAGTCACTGGTGGAATGAACATCCCCGGGATGTTTTGA
- a CDS encoding AEC family transporter: MTELILVFLNVILPVFGIVLLGAFLGGRLKLQAQTLTRAAYYVFVPAFIFKSISMADVPLSSVAKMLLFIILTHLLAVFIAGGIGRLLGRSKEMIAAFVMIAAFGNVGNYGLAVIGFRLGEVAVPPATIYFVAISISAFIICVGAAGWAHGGSRGAFWKVLKTPALWATVPALMVSAGGLVVPLMLNRMIGLLADAMIPVMLFALGLQLLEQRKVHVTSDVLIGSGIRLILTPLLAVLLSSFFALSPIESAAGILQSAMPVAILVAIIAKENDIVPDFVTSVVVVSTLASVATLSLLMVWL; the protein is encoded by the coding sequence ATGACGGAACTGATTCTTGTCTTTCTCAATGTGATTTTGCCGGTATTCGGTATTGTTCTCCTGGGTGCTTTTCTTGGTGGACGTCTGAAGTTGCAAGCTCAGACGTTGACCCGAGCCGCTTATTACGTATTCGTTCCAGCCTTTATTTTTAAGTCAATCAGCATGGCTGATGTGCCGCTGTCTAGTGTTGCTAAAATGTTGCTGTTTATCATCCTGACCCATCTGCTGGCAGTGTTTATTGCCGGGGGAATCGGCAGACTTCTTGGACGTTCAAAGGAAATGATTGCTGCCTTTGTTATGATTGCTGCGTTTGGCAACGTTGGAAATTATGGCTTGGCGGTGATTGGATTCCGCTTGGGGGAAGTTGCCGTTCCCCCGGCCACTATTTACTTTGTTGCGATCTCAATCAGTGCATTTATTATTTGTGTTGGAGCTGCCGGATGGGCCCACGGTGGCAGCCGTGGTGCGTTCTGGAAGGTTTTAAAAACCCCGGCCCTCTGGGCAACTGTGCCCGCATTAATGGTGTCAGCAGGGGGGCTGGTCGTACCGCTGATGTTGAACCGAATGATCGGCTTGCTTGCGGATGCCATGATCCCGGTTATGTTATTTGCACTAGGGTTGCAGTTGCTGGAGCAGAGGAAGGTTCACGTGACCAGCGATGTTCTGATTGGTTCCGGGATAAGGTTGATTTTGACGCCTTTGCTTGCAGTCCTGTTATCGTCTTTTTTTGCTTTGAGTCCTATTGAAAGTGCAGCTGGAATTTTGCAGTCAGCCATGCCGGTGGCTATTCTTGTTGCCATTATTGCAAAAGAAAACGATATTGTCCCCGACTTCGTCACTTCGGTCGTTGTTGTCTCCACCCTGGCAAGTGTTGCCACTTTAAGTTTATTGATGGTGTGGCTGTAA
- the nifJ gene encoding pyruvate:ferredoxin (flavodoxin) oxidoreductase produces the protein MSRKMVNIDGNSAAAHVAHATNEVIAIYPITPSSVMGEVSDAKSAVGEKNIWGTVPKVVELQSEGGASGAVHGALQAGALTTTFTASQGLLLMIPNMFKIAGELTPTVFHVSARAIAAQALSIFGDHSDVMACRSTGWAQLCSNNPQEVMDFALIAQAATLNSRIPFLHFFDGFRTSGEIQKVEELTKDDMRHMIDDDLVTAHRQRALSPDAPKLRGTAQNPDVYFHGRETVNPYYVEVGRIVQEQMDKFSKLVGRQYNLVDYVGAPDAERIVVMMGSGCEAMEETVNYLVSKGEKVGLIKVRLFLPFPIEQFCKAIPASVKKISVLDRTKEPGSIGEPLYQVVRTAIGEGMVDGLTSFSGYPTIVGGRYGLGSFEFNAGMCKAVLDNLLLDKPKNHFIVGFKDDVMGESLDFDKEFQVPFDGYAAMFFGLGSDGTVGANKNSIKIIGSCTDNKIQAYFVYDSKKAGSMTTSHLRFGPNDIKSTYLISQADFVACHNFSFLEKYDMLKSAKQGATFLLNAPFNKDEVWANLPKMVQQQIIDKDLKFYVIDGIALGEKIGLGPRINVIMQTAFFKISGIIPEAQAISQIKDAVVKSYGKAGEKVVSMNKQAVDVGLENIAEVSVPKTADSDIKMLTGNWDDFSDVVKTTLGPIIDGFGHELPLSAMPADGTFPTGTACVEKRNIAVNIPVWEKDLCIQCGICSFVCPHAAIRMKIYDEKEFADAPETFKSCAPKGKDMEGKLYTLQVAPEDCTGCGACVHNCPAKSKDDENKKAINMTFQAPLRESEKENFKFFLDLPDTDPALVNRSTLKGSQLLPPMFEFSGACAGCGETPFVKLCSQLFGDRMLVANATGCSSIYGGNLPTTPWTKRKDGLGPAWSNSLFEDNAEFGYGMRLAVDKTSAYVRELLEKNIECGCAACQGTAELKREILDALQTTQEEIEEQRGRVAKLRKIIEKCTHETAKALLVNIDYLVVKSVWIHGGDGWAYDIGYGGLDHVLASGENVNVLVLDTEVYSNTGGQASKSTPLGAVAQFAAGGKSQPKKDLGMIAMSYGNIYVANVALSNPAQVVKAFQEADSYDGPSLIIAYSHCIAHGIAMDSAIDGCKQAVASGHWPLFRYDPRLSAEGKNPLQLDSKDPSISFEDYAYKQNRYKVLKKVNPQAAEKMMVEANQLTANKYDMYKKLAAMQFGDDQ, from the coding sequence ATGTCTCGAAAGATGGTTAATATCGATGGTAATTCCGCTGCGGCGCATGTAGCTCATGCGACCAATGAGGTTATTGCTATCTATCCCATAACCCCTTCATCGGTTATGGGTGAAGTTTCGGATGCCAAAAGTGCTGTTGGTGAAAAGAATATTTGGGGAACGGTTCCCAAAGTTGTTGAACTTCAGTCTGAGGGCGGAGCCTCAGGTGCTGTTCACGGTGCTCTGCAGGCAGGAGCTCTGACGACAACATTTACTGCTTCTCAAGGTCTGCTGCTGATGATTCCAAACATGTTTAAAATCGCCGGTGAATTGACACCGACTGTTTTTCATGTTTCGGCGCGTGCTATTGCCGCTCAAGCTCTTTCTATCTTTGGTGATCACTCAGACGTTATGGCTTGCCGTTCTACCGGGTGGGCTCAACTGTGTTCAAACAATCCTCAAGAAGTCATGGATTTTGCCCTGATTGCACAAGCTGCCACTTTGAATTCACGGATTCCTTTCCTGCATTTCTTTGATGGATTCAGAACGTCCGGTGAAATTCAGAAAGTGGAAGAACTGACTAAAGATGACATGCGTCATATGATTGATGACGATCTGGTCACCGCCCATCGCCAGCGTGCTCTTTCTCCTGATGCTCCTAAACTGCGTGGTACAGCACAGAACCCAGATGTCTATTTCCATGGTCGTGAGACTGTTAATCCCTATTATGTGGAAGTCGGCAGGATCGTTCAGGAACAGATGGATAAGTTTTCCAAACTCGTTGGTCGCCAGTATAACTTGGTCGATTATGTCGGGGCTCCAGATGCTGAGCGTATTGTTGTGATGATGGGCTCCGGCTGTGAAGCTATGGAAGAAACAGTCAATTATCTGGTTTCCAAAGGTGAAAAAGTAGGCTTGATCAAAGTTCGCCTGTTCCTTCCTTTCCCGATCGAGCAGTTCTGTAAAGCAATTCCTGCTTCGGTTAAAAAGATTTCAGTTCTTGATCGGACCAAAGAGCCGGGTTCAATCGGTGAGCCGCTTTATCAGGTGGTGCGCACTGCGATCGGCGAGGGAATGGTCGATGGCTTGACAAGCTTTTCCGGTTACCCGACCATCGTCGGTGGACGGTATGGCTTAGGTTCTTTTGAGTTTAATGCCGGGATGTGTAAAGCCGTTCTCGATAACTTGCTGCTGGACAAACCCAAAAATCATTTTATTGTTGGTTTTAAAGATGATGTCATGGGTGAAAGCCTTGATTTCGACAAAGAGTTCCAGGTGCCCTTTGATGGTTATGCTGCAATGTTCTTTGGTCTCGGGTCTGATGGAACTGTTGGCGCCAACAAAAACTCGATCAAGATTATCGGGAGTTGCACCGACAATAAAATTCAGGCTTACTTTGTCTACGATTCAAAAAAAGCAGGGAGTATGACGACATCTCATCTGCGTTTTGGTCCGAATGATATCAAGTCAACTTACCTGATTTCTCAAGCTGATTTTGTTGCCTGCCATAACTTCTCCTTCCTTGAGAAATATGACATGCTGAAAAGTGCCAAGCAGGGGGCAACCTTCCTGCTGAATGCTCCTTTCAATAAAGATGAGGTCTGGGCAAACCTGCCTAAGATGGTTCAGCAACAAATTATTGACAAGGATCTTAAATTTTACGTTATTGACGGGATTGCTCTGGGCGAGAAAATCGGCCTTGGCCCTCGTATCAACGTGATTATGCAAACTGCATTTTTCAAAATTTCAGGAATTATCCCTGAAGCTCAGGCGATCAGCCAGATTAAGGATGCCGTTGTTAAGTCCTATGGCAAGGCTGGTGAAAAAGTCGTCAGTATGAACAAGCAGGCTGTTGATGTTGGTCTGGAAAATATCGCTGAAGTCAGTGTTCCTAAAACAGCTGATAGTGATATCAAGATGTTGACAGGAAATTGGGATGATTTCTCTGATGTGGTCAAGACCACCCTGGGACCAATTATTGATGGCTTTGGTCATGAGCTCCCCCTTTCAGCGATGCCTGCTGATGGGACCTTCCCTACCGGGACAGCCTGTGTTGAAAAACGCAATATTGCCGTTAATATTCCTGTCTGGGAAAAGGATCTTTGTATTCAATGTGGTATCTGCTCTTTTGTTTGTCCTCATGCCGCAATTCGGATGAAAATTTACGATGAAAAAGAGTTCGCGGATGCTCCTGAAACCTTCAAGTCCTGTGCTCCGAAAGGCAAGGATATGGAAGGGAAACTCTACACGCTTCAGGTTGCCCCTGAAGATTGTACCGGTTGTGGCGCTTGTGTCCACAATTGTCCAGCCAAGAGTAAGGACGATGAGAACAAGAAGGCTATCAACATGACTTTCCAGGCTCCACTGAGAGAGTCTGAAAAAGAGAACTTCAAGTTCTTCCTCGATTTGCCTGATACCGATCCGGCACTGGTTAATCGATCCACCCTTAAGGGGAGCCAGTTGTTACCGCCAATGTTTGAATTCTCTGGAGCCTGTGCCGGTTGTGGAGAAACTCCTTTTGTCAAGCTTTGTTCTCAATTGTTTGGCGATCGGATGCTGGTAGCCAATGCGACCGGGTGTTCGTCAATTTATGGTGGCAACTTGCCGACGACTCCATGGACAAAACGTAAGGACGGCCTCGGTCCTGCATGGAGTAATTCGCTGTTTGAGGACAACGCTGAGTTCGGATATGGAATGCGCTTGGCCGTTGATAAAACCTCAGCTTATGTGAGAGAGCTGTTAGAGAAAAACATCGAGTGTGGATGTGCTGCCTGTCAGGGAACCGCTGAGTTGAAGCGCGAAATTCTTGACGCATTGCAGACCACTCAGGAAGAGATAGAGGAACAACGCGGTCGTGTTGCCAAACTGCGGAAAATCATTGAAAAATGTACCCATGAAACCGCAAAGGCATTATTAGTCAACATCGATTATCTCGTTGTTAAGTCGGTCTGGATTCACGGTGGCGATGGTTGGGCTTATGATATCGGCTACGGCGGTCTTGATCATGTTCTCGCTTCTGGTGAGAATGTTAATGTCCTGGTTCTTGATACGGAAGTTTATTCCAACACTGGTGGTCAGGCCTCCAAATCGACTCCTCTGGGCGCTGTTGCTCAATTTGCGGCTGGTGGTAAATCTCAACCGAAAAAAGACCTGGGGATGATTGCCATGTCTTATGGCAACATTTATGTCGCCAATGTTGCACTGTCCAATCCGGCTCAGGTGGTCAAGGCCTTCCAGGAGGCTGATTCTTATGATGGGCCTTCCCTGATCATTGCCTACAGCCACTGTATTGCCCATGGTATTGCCATGGATAGTGCAATTGATGGTTGTAAGCAAGCGGTTGCATCTGGTCACTGGCCACTGTTCCGCTATGATCCCCGCTTGTCTGCAGAAGGTAAGAACCCACTGCAACTTGACAGCAAGGATCCTTCGATCTCTTTTGAGGACTATGCCTATAAACAGAACCGCTATAAGGTGCTGAAGAAAGTTAATCCTCAAGCCGCTGAAAAGATGATGGTTGAAGCGAACCAACTGACAGCTAATAAATATGATATGTACAAAAAATTGGCTGCAATGCAGTTTGGTGATGATCAGTAG
- a CDS encoding pyridoxal phosphate-dependent aminotransferase, translated as MRNNIVHIGAGELTYEIRAIVKIAEELNRLGMKTNMENIGDPVAKGEEIPGWIKEIVSGLAMKDCSYGYCATKGLLETRQFLADLTNQRGKAQITAEDIIFFNGLGDAIQKVYGLLKRESRVIGPSPTYSTHSSAEGAHAGQKPITYRLDPDNHWYPDMDDLRQSVKYNPAISGILIINPDNPTGAVYPERILLEIISICKEYDLFLICDEIYHNLCYNGTATRPISDLVGDLPAISMKGISKEVPWPGARCGWIEVYNADKDEMFSRYIDSILNSKMVEVCSTTLPQKAIPLILSHDEYPNYLAERRSRYENYSNIAYNLLNEVSGLKVNRTNGAFYMSVVFEADQLNNQQTLQIENPQIRELVEGLVNQPGTLSDKRFVYYLLAATGICVVPISSFCTDERGFRITLLEQNEKEFTQIFITIANAIKLYLESA; from the coding sequence ATGCGTAATAATATTGTTCATATCGGTGCTGGTGAGTTGACCTATGAAATCCGCGCTATTGTAAAGATTGCTGAAGAACTCAATCGGCTGGGGATGAAAACCAATATGGAAAATATTGGAGATCCGGTTGCCAAAGGTGAGGAAATCCCAGGCTGGATAAAAGAAATTGTTTCCGGTTTGGCGATGAAAGATTGTTCTTACGGATACTGTGCAACCAAGGGATTACTGGAAACTCGGCAGTTTTTGGCTGATTTGACCAATCAGCGCGGTAAAGCCCAGATCACCGCTGAAGATATCATCTTTTTTAATGGGCTGGGCGATGCAATTCAAAAAGTCTACGGCTTGTTGAAACGCGAATCCCGGGTTATTGGCCCATCTCCGACTTATTCAACCCATTCCTCAGCCGAAGGAGCGCATGCAGGGCAAAAGCCAATCACTTATCGTCTGGATCCTGATAATCACTGGTACCCTGACATGGATGACCTGCGACAGTCAGTTAAATATAATCCAGCTATATCGGGCATTTTGATTATTAACCCGGATAATCCAACGGGAGCCGTATATCCTGAACGTATTTTACTGGAGATTATTTCTATCTGTAAGGAATATGATCTTTTCCTTATCTGTGACGAGATTTACCATAACCTTTGTTATAACGGCACAGCCACCAGACCTATTTCTGATCTGGTGGGGGATCTGCCTGCGATTTCGATGAAGGGAATCAGCAAAGAAGTCCCATGGCCGGGAGCGCGTTGTGGGTGGATTGAGGTTTACAATGCTGATAAAGATGAAATGTTCAGCCGTTATATTGACAGTATTTTGAACTCAAAAATGGTTGAGGTTTGTTCTACGACACTGCCACAGAAGGCAATCCCCCTGATTCTCAGCCATGACGAATATCCGAACTATCTTGCAGAACGCAGAAGTCGTTATGAAAACTATTCCAATATCGCCTACAACCTTTTGAATGAAGTGTCCGGGCTTAAAGTCAATCGCACCAATGGCGCTTTTTACATGAGTGTTGTTTTTGAAGCAGACCAGTTAAATAATCAGCAGACATTGCAGATTGAGAACCCTCAGATACGTGAGCTGGTTGAGGGGCTGGTAAACCAGCCGGGGACGTTGAGTGACAAGCGTTTTGTTTATTATCTACTTGCTGCAACTGGAATTTGTGTCGTTCCAATTTCGTCTTTCTGTACTGATGAGAGGGGTTTCCGGATTACTTTGCTGGAGCAGAACGAAAAAGAATTTACCCAGATTTTTATAACGATCGCAAATGCCATTAAGCTGTATCTCGAATCAGCATAA